The Sphingomonas sp. G-3-2-10 DNA window ACGATCCATCTTCAGACCCATGCGATCATGCTGACCAGCCATGCCGAAGCCGCGAAGGACGCGATCGAGCGCGGCGCGCTCGGCTTCTTCATCAAGTCCGAGATCCTCAAGGATTCGAAACGGCTGGTGAAGATGGTCCACAAGGCTGCCGAGGGTAAGTTGACCAAGCTGCGCGACGCGGCCTGATCGCCTATTTCATCAGCACCAGTTCCTCGGCCATGCTGGGATGCAGCGCCACGGTCTGGTCGAAGGCGTCCTTGGTCAGGCCGGCCTTCACCGCGATCGCAGCCGCCTGAAGGATTTCCGGCGCATCGGGACCGATCATGTGCAGGCCGAGCACCCGGTTCGTCACCGGATCGCAGACCATCTTGTAAAGCGCGCGCTCGTTGCGGCCCGCCAGCACATTCTTCATCGCGCGGAAGTCCGAGGTATAGACCTTTACCGTGCCGAACTTGTTCTTCGCCGCGCTCTCGGTAAGGCCCACACCCGCCATCGGCGGATGGCTGAACACCGCGGCCGGAATATTCTCGTAATCGACCTGGTGCGGCTTGCCGCCGAAGATGGTGTCGGCGAACGCCTGCCCCTCGCGGATCGCGACCGGGGTCAGTTGGACCCGGTTGGTCACGTCGCCCACCGCATAGATGTTGTCGACGCTCGACTTGTTGTCGGCATCGACCTTCACCGCGCCGACCACGTCGAGTTCGACGCCGACCTCGGCCAGCCCCAGCCCCGCAGTGTTCGGCGCGCGGCCGGTGGCGAAGAGGACGCAATCGACTTCGATGGGCTCGTGATTGGTCATCTCGACCTTCAACCCGCCCTCGACCTTCTCGATTCCCTTGAACGCCGCGTTGAAGCGGAACTCGATCCCCTTGGCGATCGAGATCT harbors:
- the gor gene encoding glutathione-disulfide reductase; its protein translation is MTSYDYDLFVIGAGSGGVRASRIAAAYGAKVAVAEEYRVGGTCVIRGCVPKKLLVYGAHFAEDLKDARKFGWDVPECGFDWPLLRDNVLGEVDRLNGLYNQTLENNGVEVILERATLSGPHEVTLASGRTISAKYILIAVGAHPQTPDCPGSELGITSNEVFHLETLPKRVLIAGAGYIANEFAGIFNEFGSKVTLINRSDVILRGYDEQIRDRLLQISIAKGIEFRFNAAFKGIEKVEGGLKVEMTNHEPIEVDCVLFATGRAPNTAGLGLAEVGVELDVVGAVKVDADNKSSVDNIYAVGDVTNRVQLTPVAIREGQAFADTIFGGKPHQVDYENIPAAVFSHPPMAGVGLTESAAKNKFGTVKVYTSDFRAMKNVLAGRNERALYKMVCDPVTNRVLGLHMIGPDAPEILQAAAIAVKAGLTKDAFDQTVALHPSMAEELVLMK